A region of the Oncorhynchus gorbuscha isolate QuinsamMale2020 ecotype Even-year linkage group LG02, OgorEven_v1.0, whole genome shotgun sequence genome:
ATTCATGAAATGGTATTAAacaaacatggtttccatgtgtttaatATCATTCCATTcgagccattattatgagccgttctcccctcagcagcctcctgtgctagGTATGATTCTGCTAACTTTAGTAAGTTATACTGTATGTTGGCCACATTTGTATCTGAAATAGGCAATGGGGTTTTCTGGCACTTGAttttatgatacagtatgtcTATATTGATTAAGGAATGACATACTGTACATGAGAGCAAGATGAATGAAAATTAATTTGTACATCAATTGACCAAGTGTTCACTTTTTTTTCTAAATCAGAAGACAAGCCTGGGGATGAGTTATGGTTGCATTTCATCGTTCAGTACGTGGGCTTCTATACATCTAGGACGAACGTCTAGCAACTTAATAAAGGCTGCGTGTTTGACAACTTTAGCATATTATCTAATTAGAAACGACTAAATACTTTTATCTACTTAGCAACAACTTACCATTTTAGCTAACCTTAACTATTTACCAACTCCTAACATTAACcccagctaatgttagccacaacaaattggaattcctAACATATACATTGAGCAAAAATGTGTAAAATATTATACAAAATGGataatggacatccacaaatgaatacataccatactagTTTGAGTGTTCTGGATTTACGTTTGTCTACCCCAGAGTTCAGGCCTTCTCTACCTCAATTACCCCCTGCACatctggtacccagtgtatattgttactcattgtgtctttattcctcatgttattatttttctattatttcgttagtctacacctgttgttgatgaagcatgtgacaaatacaatttgaatgATTGATTGGGCCTTAGCAACATTGTTGCACTGTTTATTGTAGGCACATGACAATCAATTAGTCCTTTCAGGAACATAGGTTTGTAACCCAACAGCAAGCATTGCATTGTAAACGTTATTGTGATGTGGCTCTGTTTAATTTGTTTGTATTATGtcgccatgtaaaaaaaaaacgaatCCTTGAGGTTTGGTTAAACGTGTGCTTCTCCTTTAAGAATGAAATGGGAGCGTACTACTTTCAATTTGACCTCATTGACGTCACGAAGGGAGGAATCTAGAACTAGTTCACCTGTCAGCCCGCCGCTTAATATCCTAATGACGTTTGACGAGCTGAAACTTTTCTTCgttttgtttttagtcccatacCTTTTATCGACTGTTCAACGCGGAACGGCACTAGTAACCCACGCCGTAAAAAAATGATTATGGAACCTTTAGCTAAACGGTATCTATTTTCATGGCTGTTTGTGGCTTTAAGTCTTCAGGTGTCGAGTTTACATTTTGCAGTAGCGACTTACTACACAGCCTACCTGAACGTGTCGTTTATTGATCCTGCAAACAACGAAACCATATCGCGACAAGGGGAAAGCGGACCAACGCTATATGGACAAGATTCTCCTAAAGTTACGGTGATGGGGGACGTTTATTTACCTGATCCGATTTACAGTTGCGAAAGTGATACTTTTTATGATGTGCCTAGTGGGTCAAAGGGGTGGATCGCCATAATTCAACGCGGCTACGAATGTACTTTTACACAGAAGATCAATGTTGCAGCCAGTAAAGGAGCTGTTGCTGCTGTAATTTTCAATGGTCTTGGTACAAACAATACAGTCATCCAAATGTCGCACCCAGGTAACGTTATGTAGTTTGCAATTTACAGCAAGATGTGCGCAGTTATTCTCAATTTCAATAGTGTGTAACTGCAGCCCGCAATTCGGGGCGTTCCTGTGAGAACACCCCGCCTTTTTGAATGATGGGCTAAAGTGAAATAAAAGTATTATGTCACTGTCCTAAACAGGTGGGGCGATCGTCCCCACCTTACGCTAGCACAGCAGAGAGGATGTTAGGATCTAACGTGTACTAGCTAGCTTGATAGTTAACGACACCGTGTGCTAGCTTGCTAGTTGGCTTGCTTGATCACTGCGTCGCCCCCGCTTGCTGTGTAGCGGAGTCCTCCTTAAACTAGCTGGCTAAGCGAACACACACTGGTGAAGGTCACTGTCTACTGTGTacggctagctagctactgttatCGCCCCGCCCCTTTTGTGGTGTTTATCCGCAGCTGGCATCCAATGTTATTGTGCATTAATAACACTGCCAACTGTAACCCCCGCCTCCGACCTGTCCTAAGTGGAACGCCCAGAATTTTGTGCCGCAATTGCACCCTTCTCTTTCATTTATGCTACCCTGTGCACTTAAATCACCCCAGTAGCCTACTATATTATTGTATGAAAAAGCTCTCATAGCCGAATGGTCAAGATAAGTTAATTTGAAAACCATCGTCTATAATTGTTCAATTCTAATGTTCTCTGAATTGTTGAGTATACATAATGTAGGCCAACATCTGGGAAGTATTTGCAAAACCTGTTCCCTCTGCTCAGCTCTAATTCTGTAAAACCCCACTGTAGGCCTACGTACACATGTCTTGTGTGGCATAGCCTTCCATTCTGCCTGTTCTTCCATTCTTTATGGAGTTTAGACACTTAAGTGACATTGACTTGCTGAAAAACTATAGTAATTGCCTCAGATTGTCCATTCCATGTGAAGGCATAATGAAGCTAGTTTAAAATGAAAAGATAAGCCTTGTAATATTAAGTCATTGAGCTATGCCCTGACTCCATTAGCTAATTTAGGAAATATTTGTGTTGACATGAGTCtcatgtttttaaaaatatatatatttcacctttatttgaccaggtaagccagttgagaacaagttctcatttacaactgcgacctggccaagataaagcactgTGACAAAAAAAACTGAGTTACACATGGTATAagcaaatgtacagtcaataacacaatagaaaaatatgtatagagtgtgtgcaaatgtagggacgtaaggcaataaataggccatagtggtgaaataattataatttagcattaacactggagtgatagatgtgcaagtagagatactggggtgcaaaggaccaAAATAAataacatggggatgaggtagttgggtgggctatggctgtgtacaggtgcaataatcggtaagctgctctgacagcggatgcttaaagttagtgagggagatatgagtccaTGTAATAGGGCTgggaatatttatatatttcttaatgccattcttttatattttattgcactgttagagctaggaaCACAGGTTTTCAGCTACATCTGCTAAACGTGTATGcaactaataacatttgatttgatttctgatTTGAAGTATCGGGGACCTCCCGATACAATATCACAATATTAAGTGctgatatgtattgcgattcaacGTTCCAAACATATTGCCCACCATATGTTTGCTGCAGGGGGAGCATGAGAGAACTAGTTTTGATccatcatggaaataaaagtgctgaaaacaaattggctccctatttaaaaTGATGCAGAACCATCTGTGATGGAAAAATTCCTGAGTTTTGGTGCCGGTACAGCCAACTGGCACAAATAATATTGCAACATTGTTGAAATGCTGCGATATatcgtaaaaaaaaaaatgtcctgATATGTAACTATATTTATATTATCCCCCGTCACTACCATGTAAtggatccttctattgttctacTTTGCAGTAGGTATGTTTTCACATTAAAGAACACCATGTTCTTACATTGTTTGTTAAATATTTGTAATAGACTGACACATTAGGCCTTGATACTGGAATTTCTTTGAGCAACTGATAGCATATTTAAGGCCCAGCCTGTATTTATGTTTCCTCATACTTTGTTTCCCATCTGGTTACAGGAACAGGAGATATGGTTGCCATCATGATTAGTCACAGACGGGGCATGGAAATTGTTGAGCTGATCAGGCAAGGGATTCCAGTCTCGATGACCATTGAGGTGGTCAAGCAGCATGGTGTCTGGATGAGCCACTACTCGGTCTTCTTCGTCTCCATCTCCTTCTTCATGATAACAGCAGTAACTGTTTGCTACTTCATCTTCTACTCGGCCCGCCGCCTCAACGTCGTTCGTCTACAAAACCTTCAACAGGTCAGACTCCAGTATGTGAAACAATGATGACAATTATTTACCCTCTGTAAACCAGAACTGGACAAACCAGTTTTACACATTCCCACAATGCTTGACTTGTACTGAAATAGGTGTGGTACTCATTTTGTGTGcaggtactgtttatatttaggtgcaggaactGCAGTAGTTTTAAgcctatacatttacattacatttaagtcatttagcagacgctcttatccagagcgacttctatTCTGTAATAAGTGCAGGAACACGAGCAGTAGACAATTTGAGGTTCCTGGTTTCAGCGCCGTTGAGCTCCTACCCAAGTAAACTACTGCATTCCCATGATTGTTTTCACCAGTCATGTTCATCTCTATTGAATTGCCTCTAGGAGACAGGGAAACATAGTTGGTTTTGTGATGGTTAAACAGGGAAGTCGACTGACCATGAGGTTACCGTATGTTTTAATGTCTAAACCTGAACAGTCAGATTCAACAGACTTGTCCTAAGACTGCTAGTAAATACAGAATTACTTGTTTGACAGTGACACCAATCAGTGGTTTATGCTGAAATAGAATGCTGCACCTATATCTCCTTTGATCAGTAGAACAATATGACTGGGGAAAT
Encoded here:
- the LOC124008743 gene encoding E3 ubiquitin-protein ligase RNF128-like; protein product: MIMEPLAKRYLFSWLFVALSLQVSSLHFAVATYYTAYLNVSFIDPANNETISRQGESGPTLYGQDSPKVTVMGDVYLPDPIYSCESDTFYDVPSGSKGWIAIIQRGYECTFTQKINVAASKGAVAAVIFNGLGTNNTVIQMSHPGTGDMVAIMISHRRGMEIVELIRQGIPVSMTIEVVKQHGVWMSHYSVFFVSISFFMITAVTVCYFIFYSARRLNVVRLQNLQQKRLKAEAKKAIGQLQVRTVKRGDKETGPDADTCAVCIDAYKSGDVLTILTCNHFFHKTCIEPWLMEHRTCPMCKCDILKALGVEQPEEDQPSHQLTMHPDMTSYPRVLVPEDTRSETASAGYASVQCTEEHSSPADETHVYETLGQHPGPGSIQVDIFQPHYDNLAFEGNSRNQREPLT